The nucleotide window ttcaattgacTTTAACTATATAAAAGAACTTGTGTatgttaatttaaacaaaaatcatCCGAATTGAATACTTCCGCCTTTCTAGGAATTCAGTTGAAAAAGgattttatctatacatataataaatctgtagaaaagtaatttttgtacattgcagaaattgacaaaaaaaatagccagtatgttaaaggataactaacagaacccatttccatcatttttgtctgtttgtctgtttatctgtttgtttgttcgcgattcacgtaaaatctacgaattaaatgcagacaatgcttatatacaaaaattctacgtaacttggggtattacagttatcggcacggatatcgggccatgaccttcacctgcgcagaagcgatttactgccttattgccttatgcgtacgggtgcgcaaagcgatccccactcttccgccgagagcccaatatccgtgccggtatctgtacttagtttttgtttcatcgaaatcgattcactctatcaaaagatatgattaattttgtgaattcaagatgtaaaatattacgacacgcaatctatttgtcaaaactgtacatttgaatgttgtacttatattagttgatcgacctattattaatctttacacagaaaatcacacctttataagtaacttcggaagaaaaaaaaatatgaaaattttgtttagccaaggttaaagtagctccatctgtggtaaataaaatacatcatcaatttgtcaaaggagcgaggtggtaaatgacaatattaccatacattctttatagaggattattatttcaacagatggagttgtgtattttccgtaattcaccatattttaacacgaagtgtaatttttcgatagacatttcaatagtgtttgtaagtttgccgtgccacatcaaaatccaactataattattaccttgatgaaaggaaaattaatagttctcggccaaaaacggtgccatctaaattattttttgaacattatgtcaaaaatgatgactttagtggaacaattaattattatttaaagttacagatggagttcatatcaggattttttcataaacatagtttagcttatcttccactaatgtggtggccttaaaacaaattactttgagtgagtagtattaagtagaccttaattattttttctgatgcaaaatatgtaaacttaatcctagaagaaacgaggatctatctctcgcaagcgctgctaagcgtgaggtaggtaatgtaggattctgtagctttaaaaacaagcccagatacaaagtgcagataagaaatgggagctttctcgatttaataccatacacacgtaaaatgctttatgcgtctgaaaacgtacaaattacgcgccgcataccagagacatgtttactttcaacttctgatcgcaaatacactgttcacgattacgaacagtctcagtaagatccgagccaagtctaaaaaaacaccttttatataaaattacgtttgatgtcatttaatcacaaagacagaattgttctctgttgcaaatcctatccacctatatcctatcctaatccagaatgcattgcaggtgtgcattgcacaaaaaccaatggtatcctattcgagaagtcaaaagagtcggcctgtcaacgtcagcttctgcgctaagcaagtgttcttaatagtaccatcagaattacattcatcgttgaatgaggtgaataaattttcagaaaccacaataacagtaggagccaaagcgtattatcgcttcatagagctctgattggccccaggtgaccaagtcaggtctgatttgttcgttcatcagatctttgaaagtgtttcggtggatacttactgtcgtcctgtttacgtgtgacacaaaatatggtatatgaacgtcctccgcaagagcgaaattttcccggtgtgcggtagtgacgcacagtatacaacacttatgtttcttttgatttgctggctccaccaagaaatgacaaattgcgagcgtacattctgaaaatcttggcaaaactgcaggtttcaagtacgaacacatgaagtggactctcacagatacgtacattttgcctattcgtgaactaatgcaaacatttcggtggagtcccggcttaggcatcccccacattaggcgtgcgcgatcctcgggcgtgtgagtagcgcgggcgccgcgcgtgcgtcgcgagcgcgttgcgtgagcgtcgcgttttgctgccctgcggcatttgcagcgcgctcgcggcttgcacgcgccgctctccttgacgtttaactgctaaggcgtttagcgggcggcggggatagcgggcgaaggggtaagaactcaactcgagcgccgcgtgctcgccgcgagcgcgtcgcttgcactcttcacacatgccgcagggcagcaaaacgcgacgttcacgcagcgcgctcgcgacgcccgcgctactcacacgcccgaggatcgcgcacgcctaatgtggggtcagccttaccatgagtaagtgaaactatcctaccctatgcgcctgctgatgatgatgactcattttatcatccatccagctattccccaactatgttggtgttggcttccagtcaccgaatctgtttgagtaccaatattttgcttggagcgactacctatctacctatcttcaatccagtcaactacacaagacgatatccatggtaagactgacagactttctggcttctgattagtcacagcagctgcagaaaatgtacaaatgacagctttgtcagattcaaagcatgtagacatagattatagctgtttcctgtaaaataattttccgaattggctgaacaacgtcacaaactttacttcttttgtttagataaatggtcacatccacaacacaaccttgatcaatgaatctatgcgactgctaagtgctaatcctaattatactgtcacgtgaaagaatgcacctacgggataagtagtattttgacgattctatattgcccacgcagacgaagttgcgggcaacagctagttcgATTATAAGATGTTTACTGCAACTACtgaactgctttaaaaaaatctttcactactGAAAAGCTATCTACATTTTATCCAGGTTCGGAAAGTAGTTTCCACGAGATGCTTATGAAAATGCGGGAAATGAGCGAGCTATACTGAAATGAAATGAGCGATGTAGACACACATCAACGGTTTTAATACCCAAAAGATTGCGGACAATAGATCGCACAACCAATTTCGTATACtccatttatttttctaacGTTGCAGTTCCTAcagttttcaaatcaaatcaatatgTTTTTTGTCTTCAAACTAACCTGAAAATGCACCTCATAACTGCTACATTAAGGTTCATATTTACTCGTTACCTGACTGGTAGCTCATGGCGATGGCCATCCTCTCCATGAAGAAGTCTTTGTGTTCCTGCGTGAGCGGGCACAGCAGCAGCTTAGCCAGCTGGTTGGGACACATCATGGGGAATCTGATGGGGAAACAGTAGAATTTTATGATAACTGTGAAAGTAAACATGTGAAGAGCACTAGCTTTCTGTCTGGcttcttttcttcttctttctcatgccctgttcccaattttacttggggtcggcgcaatatgtcattcattttcccctgtcactcgtcatactgacactcactcccttcctattcatgtcatctttcaggcaattcCATCCaccttttcttaggtcttcctcttcctctccatccatctacattcatacttagcacacactttgttgcatgcgtatcatccctcctcattacatgcccataccacgacaatcttctacttctcatcttttctgtaactggcgctactcagacttcctctaatgtctTTCTTTCTGTCTGTCTACAGGAACTAATTCCCgcacataaataaaaagtagcctattatTCCAAAGCAAAGTTTCATAAGCATCCATCAGGAACTTTAACCGTGAAAGAATCACAAACACATCGACATACATAAATGAATACATTCTtacaaacttttacatttataatatttacgcccccgcgcctcacttcataccacaaaagggacccaataaatcacttctgcgcagatgtaggtcagagctcaagattcgtgccgataactataacagtAGGATAAAACTTGAACAaaaccaaccccaacatagttgggaaaaggcaagggagatgatgatgacaaaaatTTCGAACCACATACATAGATTTGTTTCATATTagctaataatattttcaatctGTCCAGCAAACTATATAACTGACCTGACATGAGAGAAGACAGCTGCGACGAGAGACTCCCAGTGCGTCTTGAACTCGGCTTCCGTGAAGTCGGAGGCCGAGAGACGCTCGCGCTGCTGGTTCAACCACCGAACTACGAAGCTGGAAGAAATCATAGCAGTTATTAAGATTAGACCCTTAGAGGACCttttgaagaggtcagataggcagtcgctccttgtaaaacactggtactcagctgaatgctgttagactggaagccgaccctaacatagttgggaaagtcTCAGGAGATGATGACCCTAAagagtattacaaaaaataatatgcatgTAGGTACCAAAGACAGGTGTATTGTTTTTCTGAAGACCAAAAAATATACACCTAATTGCCTCACACAGTCTGTCTCATGGTAAAAatcaaatttattatttgacCCCTCCtggctgtgggttagcagcgtgagagAGTACCAGGCTCTTCCTGATTAAAACCCACCATATTCCTCCTAGAACCCTTTGTGTATCAGGGCCGCATTAAATCGCGCAAACAACCCCGCATCCATTATTTCACCACCTACCAACTAATGTATTTGATACATATTTTGTCCTTGGTTACCTCCATGGACAgatatattttgcttttatgATGAAAGAAATTTGACATCCAATTTGAACTTTGATTTGGACTAACAAAAGAAGTGGAGAAAGGGAGTTTTTTTTAGGGTACTGTTTCACAAACGCCTCTTTACACACTAGTGACACTGGTGTCACATCTCTAGCGACACTCACCGGTAGACACTCATCTCGTTGTGCAGCACGAGGTCGCTctgctgcagcagctgcaccagCGTCTCGCCCTCCAGCTCGCTCAGGTCGCTGTCAGACCACACCCACTCCAAGTTCCACTTCACGAAGTTCTGACATTCCTGCACGAACAAAGTTGGTGGTTACAACCAAGAAAGGATAGATTCTACATCGTCAAAACCAGTTGCAGTATAAgatttgcaattttttatatcaagaattacaaaagcaaaaattcgtTAACTTCTAAACTGGCTTGGCTGTTTATagtaatactagcttttgcccgcgacttctttcgcgtggaatagtaacttccggtagatttttggtttgaccaataggtggcgctatatgtccggaataaattttatttttatatttttttgtaataaaaactatcctatgtcctttctcaagtttcaaagtatatctgtaccaaatttcacacaaatcgattcagtagtttaggcgtgaagaaaagacagacagacagacagacagacagacagacagacagacagacagagttactttctcatttataatattagttaggacgGAAGCACGaaattgcttaaataaaatgtacacaATTATTGTTACacatatttacctacttcaaaaacAGAAAGAACTGCAATTATTTTGTCAtcatctcatcatcctccgagccttttcccgaactatgttggggtcggcttccagtctcaccggttgtagctgagtaccagtgttttacagggagcgactgccctatctgacctcctcaacccagttaccgggcAAATCCGGTAGGCTTATTTCCTACCTTAGCGACGTCATTATGTCCACACGCCATGGTGTACTGCATCCAGGAGATGAGCTGCCCGCGCTTGGCGGCCTGCGCGATGTGCTGCGACATGTAGCCCAGGCAGAGCGTCACTAGATCCTGAAGGAAATACgagataatttgtaaataacagACCTAATaaacagacatgtgttgctggggagtgtGTTGCGCCACTTCACAGCAAAAACACattggaagtggtgaagggtgggcgttacATTAGTTGATAATAAGTTATGTAggtaatttggaaaaaaaatacagataacTTTTTTCAAAGCATTCTTTACCTTAACATTATACTTGTCGGCAAGAGATAGCACTGGCAACACTGTATGATGTGATATTCTAATCTGGCCAGTATAAAAATACCTGGAACAACAAACAggttttttaataaacttgttATCCAAAGGTAactaatataaattagtttaattaGTTATCCTATTCTAAAAAGTTACATATACAAATCTGAATAACCAGATGACTTCTTTTTGCTGGGAAATtctcaaatgacccctcccagtatgggtgcagcatgagggaATGTCAAACTCTTACTAACTGAAATcaaccatgttccttcttacgccctttatgtatcagggccgcggtaactctttctaacATTCCCACAGTCCTGTTTAATAACATGGCTTACTTAAGGAAGTGTGGGAACACTGATGCAGCAGTGGGAGTCTCCTGCAGCACGATGCGACTCTCTCGCCACTCGCTCCACTCACGGTTCATCAACATCACCTGAAAATGGTAAAATAAAGCTTAACCAGTAATTCCTTTTTTGGTTTCCATAcccaaaaagtaaaacaatgccctattactaagacttcacCATATGTCCATTTCGTCTGACCCATGATAAAGAATTGAAATGTCCACAGCTAGAATAACAAATAGTGAAAACTAGAATTGAAAAGGCTTCATACagcaaataagatttttttactgaACCTTTTTGCCATGAACCCCACTCCCACTTGGCCCGTTTTTGCGATATTTACTGTTAGTCCTTATTTCACTCCTAAATAGCAAATATTACCAGAATCTGTTTAAAAATAGTTTCCAAATAAATGCATACCTGAAATACTTCACTACTGGCACACAGTATGAGCCGATGGGCTGGGTACCCAACTCCTCCCACCTCCAAGATCAGATCACTCATCAGCTGCTCTGCATACAGGGTCGCTATCTTGAGCAGCACACTCTTTGAATTGTCCACCTAGGATAGAATTGAAGCTTAGTAAGGTAGAGATAGAACTTAGACATTAGCCCATTACAAGTAATAAGAAATTCCTAACAAAGCAAAACAAtgaatagatagaatattgggaacaaCCACAAGATTACATTCTATAGGTCCTACATACACATACTGTTActtttacagccttttttttatttgcgaaggattgagcattaatcaccacgcttgcttaatgcgggttggtgatttcagactatatagttgTTGGAAACTACCTCAAAATCACTGTTGTTTACTGTATTTAGTAGCAAGAATCTAAAATTAGGATaagggaaaataataaaatttgttgTCTGTCGTCCTGTGACAAGCAATAATCGAAGGCCGTGTTTAAAGGATAGTAAACGAGTTAACAGGACGAATATAGCCAGTCACAAATACTGATTTGAATTGGAAACTtgaccaaaataacaaaaaccaaTAAGAACGTAGTGTACCTCAAGATCTTCATTGGCTTCAGATTCATCCCCCTTTTTCTCCGAAGAGGTAGACACCTGACGGTCCACCGTCAAGAAATCCATGATGATGGCCTTAATTCTCACACATTGATTTAGATTTACGATTAATGATTTTCAATAACTTTTCACCAAATAATTCTTCGCTCGTCaataaacgtaatttttttatttacccgTCCATGACGTAACCAAACATGTCACTatgtttgactttgacttttgagACGTTTTTACTTTTACGCATTAGTTTTTCTGATTCCGTTCTTGTTCTTACTTGATTTTGTGGTTGCGTACGCGTAAATTGGATTGCACTTGTCATTGTTCTTTCAAAACATTCCAACTTTTTTATTCACATCTGATGCATCTAAATTACTTTCTGTCTCTTTTATCATGTTGAAAAAGAGCAAGATGCAGTATAAACAGAGGTCAGCCTTGCGGATGTTTTGTGTTACCGTTTGTAATGTAAATCTATATTCTTCCGTGTTTATTTATCAGTGAATTCTTGTGTGATACAGTGAAAGTGCTTAGATCTCAATGAGCGGCATGATgggacttaaaaaaaagaagaacATTATATTACTAACTCTTTGTATGATCATATGTTTCATTTTGTATcaattgtatttctttttaACTATAACTTCGGAAGCCGACAATAACAACAGAGTTGTTCCAGTCCTAGATATGGAACATGAAAAAGGAGAAACGTACACGCATTTGCGTTCCGAGGCTGATAGATTTATAAACACAAACGGTGTACTCCATGGTGTATTGTACAACCATATGTTGAAATACAGACCAAATCACCAAAACGAGTTCAAGTGCTTAAAATCTGATCAGAAAATACCTTTCGAGCAAGTGAATGATGACTTCTGTGACTGTGAAGATGGTACTGACGAGCCGAGCACAAGTGCCTGTGTGAACGGAACTTTTTACTGTGCAACTCAATACAGGAATAAGCCTGTAGCCCTCAATACAATTCCATCTAGTCAAGTAAACGATGGTATCTGTGATTGTTGTGATGGTTCTGATGAATGGAAGACTGATGCAACCAAAAAACTATTATCGCAAAGTTCACCCAACTTTTATAGATATTATGTAACAAAATGCCctaacaattgttaaaatattcatCCAGGTTGTATATAAAGACTTATGTTTGTAAAACCGCTGATTAGATATGTAGATAATTCTAGAGTTTCAAAATGATAACATTTGTATTCCGcagcttaaattatttttttatttgttacattttGCTTCTATTTATtcaggtgtacatatttattctgTAACAGAAGTACCATTTTTAtgaagtctcttatgcaatgcaaaaatatattagctATAAACAGattatagtttaaaaatataaaattgttcactaaaattaaaatgttaaatgaaGCCATGAAAAGGCAGATCTTTGTTAATATTTAGGTCTAAGTGCTATTAGTTGCATATAAGAATTGCTgtgcataatttatttaaaattgtaagcTACAGCAGCATTTAATGTATGGGTAGTCCAAGGGTAAGGATTACCCATGGGTTCATTTTATTGCAAGTTAAGTCAGGTACATATTATATTCTGTAAAATTTAACTTCTAAAGACTGAAACCTCATAATaaatgaattgtaaatatattttttgttttggtgtATTTTAAACCCTTGTATATGCGTCTGCGGCATGAATAGATACCAATGAAAATTAACATTGGCAAATGAAAGTAACCAATAAGTTGGCTAGTTGGCTTTATCATAATTTTAGGAGGGTGAAAAGAGAGTGACACTGGCATGAACGTTAATTTTCGTTGtactaaacacaattttcaattTCAGAGTGACAAATATATAATTTGATCTAATCTTAGATGtctgaaatcaataaaattggAGTGAAgctattaaataaatgtaacgTTTTATTAAATTGCTCAAAAGCCTTGGTGTCAAACAGTTAACAGTCAATCTAGAAAATTCCACAAAGAACAAACCACGCTTCCTCGTGTATCATCTGTGGtacaatttcattcaaaaaaatCCGGACCGGCGCGCGACTCACTGTGTGACTGCGAGTTTTCgagaaaaaataatcaatttgtataaaataagcCGTAGCAGCCGAACGTGTTGCGTTACGagtttatcaatttaaattaattagaaagtaATATAATCCACAATGACTGTCGATGAAGGTGTTGATATCACCAAGACTGGTGACCGCGGTGTTTTGAAGAGAATCATCAAGGAGGGTACGGGAACTGATACTCCCAACGCAGGATGTCAGGTCACCGTGCATTATACAGGAACACTGCTGGACGGCACCAAATTCGACTCCAGCAGAGACAGAAATGAACCCTTCGAATTCAATTTGGGCAAaggtaattgttttattttaataattatttagttcTTGACCTCTTGATCGCCGCCTTGATCGATTTATCTATGAGTATAGTCTATTATTAGATTCCACATTTATCATTAGACTAGTAATCAAATGCTTGAAGGGTTACAATTCCTTaaatactttgttttataacttGAAAACCACACTGTGAAGGTAGTATCCTACCTTCATTAAAATTTACTGAAGCATAGGATGATGAAAATGATTGAAAGTTCATGACTGAATACAGAAAGAAAAATGTGTTTAATAACATTTCTATTTAGATTTTGTTGAGTCATCGTAATCTGAAGAAATCACAAAAAGTAATCTAAACACACACAACAGTATGTAGATGTCTTATTAGAAcacaaattcaaaattagaataggaaaagttttttttttctcttgcgCATACTACATGTGGCCAGGTTGTACCTACAGTATGCTCCATATTCATGGTGCCAAAGACTAACATACCAAACTCTTCTGTAGGGTCTGTAATCAAAGCATGGGACATCGGAGTGGCTACCATGAAAAAGGGAGAGGTCTGTGTGCTGACCTGTGCCCCACAGTATGCTTACGGCAGTGCTGGCAGCCCACCCAAGATCCCACCTAACTCTACTCTTCAGTTTGAGGTAAGTTCCTTTAAAGTCAATTTGTCTTTGAATTTGCCATAATTATGGAATAAATATGTTAAATGATTGCATATTCTCATTGAGCAATCATAAGGTGACTATgtgatttaaaaaacaaaaatgggACATCCTAAATccacaaaaatttaaaaatggtGTAGAAAGATAGGAAGAATAATTTCTTGCACATGAGGAAGAACATTATGCTTCTCTCtgaagaattattatttattttgacaaacTCAAATAACCACAAATGTCCTGGAATGATATGAATAACTAAATGATAGAGGTTACAGCGGTTACAGGAAGTGGTTACAAACCAACTGTAAATTTGTTTATGCATTAACTTAGTTCCTTGCATATTTATTTGTCCTTTTCACATAAATATGaagtgtatttaaaataatgtaaatgaaaAAACTACTTGAGCGGGGCATttttgttctgacataatatcaTATAGCACTAGGCTGTTTTCCCCCAGACTTGTTTCCCCcgcatctcgtgggaactacttcccgtaccgggataaaaagtagcctatagccttcctcgataaatgggctatctaacactgaaataaattttcaaatcggaccagtagttcctgagattagcgcgttcaaacaaacaaactcttcagctttataatataagcataGATTTGAAATGGGTCACTTTTTCAGGGAATCATAATAATTACTATAACCTGTGACCAACGGGACCATATGCAAGGATAAATTTGCAAAACTGAATGCATAATACATATGCTGAATGCATAATGATTTTAATcacttattatttatattataccatCTGAATACATTGACAGTTGTTGACTTATTATTTGCATTGCAAAAGATGTGAATTGTTTTATGAAGTACCATTATTAACTAATTAAGGCTTTGATAATTAAAAACCTCTGCCTTAACCTGTTCTAATATTGATGACAAAAATCTTTCACATATGTTCATTCTTTCCCCTAACATCTTTGGAAGCTCCTCTGTTTGAAGGAACGGATGAAATAGATCCATCatttaaatgcttggaaagtcgcatgcccgaacaccgacttacccgccaacctgtcctcccagagacagtgggatgagccgctctgcagagtaatacggaaaagtttaatcgatacgtcaattacttctgcagagcgagcgcgcctactggctgtgggtgaatgggagtcgggtctatggcttcttgcacttccgtcctcaaacacaggcaccatgtttgatgacaccaccttcagactcgccgtttgcctccgactaggtgctccatgctgctctcctcatcgctgccactgcggggaagctgtcaacagcctcggtcaccacggcctgtcgtgcagccggagtgccggccgcataccacgacatgccaacataaacgacgtgatccgtcgcgctcttgttgccgtcggcgtgccagccgtactcgaaccaaatggcttggcacgcgacgatggcaagagaccagacggcatgtcgctatttccgtggaaggtgggtaggactttagtgtgggacgcgacatgcg belongs to Helicoverpa zea isolate HzStark_Cry1AcR chromosome 11, ilHelZeax1.1, whole genome shotgun sequence and includes:
- the LOC124634646 gene encoding BTB/POZ domain-containing protein 17; its protein translation is MDFLTVDRQVSTSSEKKGDESEANEDLEVDNSKSVLLKIATLYAEQLMSDLILEVGGVGYPAHRLILCASSEVFQVMLMNREWSEWRESRIVLQETPTAASVFPHFLKYFYTGQIRISHHTVLPVLSLADKYNVKDLVTLCLGYMSQHIAQAAKRGQLISWMQYTMACGHNDVAKECQNFVKWNLEWVWSDSDLSELEGETLVQLLQQSDLVLHNEMSVYRFVVRWLNQQRERLSASDFTEAEFKTHWESLVAAVFSHVRFPMMCPNQLAKLLLCPLTQEHKDFFMERMAIAMSYQSGQYERVSEVQQTEAGRMLFTPRLYTEDTWGSVLAVDNFHSLPCYHTRTFIFSTRPSIADVAPQDKLTEWTVDLYPKGVWFRKSLLIVWAGTYDVPEVVLRTVRISITCQNCPEYTVNQYGETEQLEPDVRVKIGILVWGVQKGVEHVSSVVERVHRFSPQNRVLNIDGALDFDELNTPLYSPAPKRDLSPAPPTHKYSACNTGSKRCSKCSDTCDFPEPKHLLGPNKDQLRIQVVIVPLTDYCHVSSSEAAQG